The following nucleotide sequence is from Syntrophomonadaceae bacterium.
CATCGCTAACATCTATCATCGCTGAGACGGCTCCACTTTTCATCAGAGCCTGTCCTGCCGCCACCCTGGGTAACGGAGTTAAATGGGCCGCTATCAGCTCAGCCTCCAAGCCAGCAGTCAGCCCGCCGGGCAGAAGGCCCGCCTTTTTGGCTTTCAGCCAAGCCAGACCTGCCGCCGACGCCCCCAGCTGGCCGGTAACTCCTACCAACTGGCCCGGACGGGCCCCGCCTCTGGTCACCGGATGCAGAGCTTCTCCGATCACAACAACATCAATGACCAGTCCCCCGGGGGAACGCACCGTATCACCGCCAACTATACTGGCCCCATGGGAGCGAGCCATTTGAACCATACCCCGGTAAAGCTCCTCCACCTCCTGGTCTGTGGTAGAGTCAGTCGCCCCTAAGGATACCAGCACATACCTTGGGTTTCCTCCCATGGCGGCAATATCGCTGATATTGACGGCCATGGCTTTGGTTCCCAGCTGGAAATAGTTGATCAAGGAAAGATCAAAATGCACGCCTTCCACCAGCATATCTATCGTAACCAGCATCCTTCCGGCAGGGGGCTTAAGTACCGCCGCGTCGTCACCAATTCCGAGCTCAACCCCGGAACCGGCCAGGCCTGCGATCTGCTTGATCCGGTTAATCAACCCAAATTCTCCGCCTGCAAAAGGCAAGGCAATACCTCCGTTCTTGGTGTATCCTTGATCAATTTTAACTTATGAAAACCGACTGGCATCAAGCGGAACCAAAGGGATTCCTTATCATCTTGAATTGCTTAACCCTGCCAGGTGATTTGTGGGTCGGTAGCCTTTTCCCACAACCGGAGCCTCAGAAATGGCGCGATCGATAAATGCCTTTGCTTTCTCCAGGGCCGGCAAGACTTCTAAACCCTTGGCCAGGTAGGCAGCAATAGCGGCCGAAAAAGTACACCCGGTTCCATGAGGGGTATGGGGGGATCTATTTCCTTTCAATTCATAGAAATCTTCCCCGTTAAAGGCCAGGTCGACAGCCTCCCCGGAAAGGTGCCCTCCTTTTACTACCACCCATGCCGGGCCTAATTGGTGCAAAAGTTTGGCCGCAAGGCGCATTTCGGGCAGGCTCTTGATCTCCCTGTTTAAAATAACCCCTGCTTCATGTAAATTGGGAGTTGCTACTTTGGCCAGGGGGAGCAACCGGTTAACCAGTGCGTTTCTGGCGCCAGGAAGCAGCAAGTGGTGGCCGCTCTTGGCAATCATCACGGGGTCGACTACCAGGTTGGGCACCTGAAATTCCGCTATCAGGTCAGCCACAGCAATGATAATTGCCTCATCCCCCAGCATGCCTGTTTTTGCCGCATGAGTGCCGATGTCGGAAAGCACCGCTCTTATTTGAGCACGGACGATATCTGGCGGCAAGAGTTGGACTGCCTCCACTCCCAAGGTATTTTGAGCGGTAATTGCCGTTATAGCACTGGTGCCGAAAGTGCCTAAAACAGTGAACGTCTTTAAATCGGCCTGGATACCGGCCCCACCTCCGCTATCAGAGCCCGCGATGGTCATTACCTTGGGATACCATGGGTCAGGCTTTTGGTTTTCCATCACACTTGCCGCCTCCAAATAATCAATTGTTACTAAAATTGTGCTCTAACCTAGTAAAAATAGTCTTCAACTCTTAGCCAATTCCAGTGCCCGGTCTAAATCTTCAATCAAATCCCGCACGTCTTCAATACCTACCGACAGCCGGATCAGGTCTGCTGTTACACCTGTGCTGACCTGTTGATCCGGGGTTAACTGCTGATGGGTGGTACTGGCCGGGTGAATTACCAGAGACTTGGCATCTCCGACATTAGCAAGGTGGGAAAACAATTTCAGATTATCGATAAATCTGATGCCGGCTTCGAGGCCGCCTTTAATACCAAAAGCAAGGATTGCTCCGTAACCATGAGCAAGGTACTTCTTCGCTAAAAGGTGCGCCGGGTGGTTTGGCAGGCCGGGATAGTTTACCCAGTTTACCAGCGGATGCCCCTGCAGGTGCCCGGCAATGGCCATGGCATTGTCTGCATGGCGCTGCATTCTAAGGGGAAGAGTCTCCAGACCCTGGAGAAACAAAAAGGAATTAAAGGGGCTGAGGCAGGGTCCGAGGTCGCGCAAAAGCTGCACTCTTGCCTTGATGATATATGCCAGGGGTCCTAATGCTTCCACATAGCGCACACCGTGGTAGCTGGGATCCGGGTCCGTGAGCTCAGGGTATTTGCCGTTATCCCAGTTAAAACGCCCTGAATCTACAATTATCCCGCCGATGGATGTCCCATGTCCCCCGATAAACTTGGTGGCAGAATGAACCACAATATCTGCCCCGTATTCAAAAGGCCGGCAAAGATACGGAGTGGCAAAGGTATTGTCTACAAGCAAGGGAATACCTGCTGCATGGGCGATGGCTGCTATCTCCTCCAAGTCTACCACGTCCATCCTCGGATTGCCAATAGTCTCCACATAGAGGGCTCTGGTTTTATCGCTAATCGCAGCTTGAAAGTTTTCCGGATCAGTTGAGTCTACAAATTTGACCTTGATTCCCAGTTTAGGCAAGGTGGTAGAAAATAAGTTGTAGGTACCGCCATAGAGACTGCTGGAGGAGACAATCTCCTGGCCAGCCCCGGCAATATTAGTGATCGCCATGGTAATGGCTGCCTGGCCGGAAGCAACAGCCAAAGCACCCACCCCGCCCTCTAGGGCTGCAAGCCGCTGTTCAAAAACATCGGTCGTAGGGTTCATGATCCTGGTATAAATATTCCCACTTTCCTTCAAGGCAAAAAGATTGGCTGCATGCTGGGAATCCTTAAAAACATAGGACGTGGTCTGGTAAATGGGGACTGCCCGGGATAAAGTTGCCGGATCAGGTTCTTGCCCGCCATGAACTGCCAAAGTATCAAAGCGAAACGGTTTTTTTTCCATCCTTCGTGCCTCCTCAGTTAATTGTTTCAGGTTTGTATGAAAGAGTCCGCGGCTCCTCAGTACCGTAAGCAAAACAAAATGCCTCTTTTACGACAAGAAGAGGCATTTACTATCCTCCTCTTATCTTTCAGGAATACCCTGCAGGAATTGGCACCAATTCAAATTTTCGCGGGAAATCCGCATCAATTCGAACGGTTGCCGGGCTTCATCGGGCCAGTCCCTCCACCTCTCTGGATAAGAGTTATTTATGAGCTTTTAATAAACATAATATACAGGGCATAAATACGATTGTCAATAACTTCTTTTACTGCCATCCGAAGGCCTGACGCCAAAAACCGGTGCCTTTCTCGATGCCAAGTACTGTCTCTACCTGCCAACCCCTGCCGTCACTCCAAAAGGTAATCGCGCCGTGCAAATCATTCCGGTAGACAGGGACACCCCTTTCCTGCCAGTACCTGATCACTTCCGGGGCAGGATGATCAAAGGTATTGCGTTCACCAACCTGAATTACCGCCGCTTGTGGCTTGATCACACTCAAAAAATCTTCATAGAGCCCATATTTGCTGCCATGATGGGGCACCAGGAAAATATCGCAGTCCAGTTGATTTCCATGATTTTTATAAATAACCTCCATGGCTTCCATCTCAATATCACCAGTAAGCAAGATGGTGGTTTGCCCATAACTTAGCTTAAGCACCAGCGAGTTGTTATTAAGATCTGAACGGGTTTTGGTCAAGGGATAATCCGGGGCCAAGGCTTGAATTTCAACCCGGGGATCAAGCCAAAGCTGATCACCCATTCTGGCCACAGATGCTGGGATTTGTTTTTTTGAGAGGAAGGAAGAAAATTCCGAGTAAGCCTCAAGAAAGTACTCGGGCGGTGGTGTAACTACTAAGCTGACCGGCTTTTTTTCTATTACGGCATAAAGCCCCAGCAAGTGGTCGGCGTGAGGATGGGTGTTAATCACCATATCGAGCCGCCTAATCCCCTGCCGGACGAGATAAGGAACAATAACCCTGGCTCCAGGGTCAAACTGGGAATGCCCTTCAGCACCTCCCCCGTCTATCAGCGCCGTCCGGCCGGCGGGTGTGCGGATAAAAACAGCACTGCCCTGGCCCACATCTAAAAAGACAATTTTTAATAAATCTTTTTGAGAATATCCCCTGATCAGCGGCAATGCTCCCAGCAGGCAGACAATTAAAATCATGGCTGTCAGCCTGATCTTTTGTGAATTCTTAGCATCTTCTCCATTTTTTATGGTTCTGCCAAGCCAATACTCTCTAAACAAAATTAACGCTGCAAAAAACAGAACTATTTCCAAGAGGCTTGGTGTTCTAACTTGAAAGACGGCTCCTGGCAAATATGAGATGATCTCAACAGCCCAAATCACAAAACTGATCACTGCCCCGCTGGCCGATGCCATCATGCCGGCAACTGGTAACAAGAAGAGCGAAAACAAGAACATCACCAAACCCATAATGACCAGGAACCCTACCAGCGGCACAATCAAGGGGTTGGCCACCAGTGCTCCCGGAGAAACGATATTAAAATAATAGGCTGTCACTGGCAACAGGGACAGCTGAGCAGCTAAAGGAACAATTAAATACTTTCGCCAGGCAGGCAAAAAGGACAAGATATTATCCAACAGAGGATACAGGTAAACCAGACCCCAGGTAGCGATGAAAGAAAGCTGAAACCCCGAATCAAAAATGGCTTGAGGATTAAAAAGCAGAATAATAAAGGCAGCAACCCCCAAGGCGGTATAAAAATCCCGATCCCGATCCCAAAAGTAGGCAAATAAAGCC
It contains:
- the thiL gene encoding thiamine-phosphate kinase; protein product: MPFAGGEFGLINRIKQIAGLAGSGVELGIGDDAAVLKPPAGRMLVTIDMLVEGVHFDLSLINYFQLGTKAMAVNISDIAAMGGNPRYVLVSLGATDSTTDQEVEELYRGMVQMARSHGASIVGGDTVRSPGGLVIDVVVIGEALHPVTRGGARPGQLVGVTGQLGASAAGLAWLKAKKAGLLPGGLTAGLEAELIAAHLTPLPRVAAGQALMKSGAVSAMIDVSDGLASEVNHIAEQSAVGMEIELKQIPIGEATQTAARLLGVDPFRWVLEGGEDYELLFTFAADNLEAVRESLALSNTPFQTIGRVLPKENGVVLIDPSGARRRLESRGFNHFPV
- the thiD gene encoding bifunctional hydroxymethylpyrimidine kinase/phosphomethylpyrimidine kinase — encoded protein: MENQKPDPWYPKVMTIAGSDSGGGAGIQADLKTFTVLGTFGTSAITAITAQNTLGVEAVQLLPPDIVRAQIRAVLSDIGTHAAKTGMLGDEAIIIAVADLIAEFQVPNLVVDPVMIAKSGHHLLLPGARNALVNRLLPLAKVATPNLHEAGVILNREIKSLPEMRLAAKLLHQLGPAWVVVKGGHLSGEAVDLAFNGEDFYELKGNRSPHTPHGTGCTFSAAIAAYLAKGLEVLPALEKAKAFIDRAISEAPVVGKGYRPTNHLAGLSNSR
- a CDS encoding homocysteine synthase, coding for MEKKPFRFDTLAVHGGQEPDPATLSRAVPIYQTTSYVFKDSQHAANLFALKESGNIYTRIMNPTTDVFEQRLAALEGGVGALAVASGQAAITMAITNIAGAGQEIVSSSSLYGGTYNLFSTTLPKLGIKVKFVDSTDPENFQAAISDKTRALYVETIGNPRMDVVDLEEIAAIAHAAGIPLLVDNTFATPYLCRPFEYGADIVVHSATKFIGGHGTSIGGIIVDSGRFNWDNGKYPELTDPDPSYHGVRYVEALGPLAYIIKARVQLLRDLGPCLSPFNSFLFLQGLETLPLRMQRHADNAMAIAGHLQGHPLVNWVNYPGLPNHPAHLLAKKYLAHGYGAILAFGIKGGLEAGIRFIDNLKLFSHLANVGDAKSLVIHPASTTHQQLTPDQQVSTGVTADLIRLSVGIEDVRDLIEDLDRALELAKS
- a CDS encoding DNA internalization-related competence protein ComEC/Rec2; the encoded protein is MLLPVFFLSLTLLAAAGLAWYFRQPWGRWALALAILTLGLIWGHISQLEPKAGLKNHLNTHLSLTGTVVQSPKFYSDRAVYVLRVKGIKQGERQWQADEKVELVLSYRRLGGNPASFTRYRYGDVLQVFGQLQLPSGHRNPGEFSYREYLSRRDIYTRILVFNPDDVTKIDYRPPNPLIWAALAAKNRTTEAIENNLPPKARGILLAVLFGDQEQLDDRQVQVFRDLGLFHVFSVSGLHVAFLLLFLFEITRIFRVPKEKLLFVGLPVLLFYAAVADFTPSVVRAGLMSSMALFAYFWDRDRDFYTALGVAAFIILLFNPQAIFDSGFQLSFIATWGLVYLYPLLDNILSFLPAWRKYLIVPLAAQLSLLPVTAYYFNIVSPGALVANPLIVPLVGFLVIMGLVMFLFSLFLLPVAGMMASASGAVISFVIWAVEIISYLPGAVFQVRTPSLLEIVLFFAALILFREYWLGRTIKNGEDAKNSQKIRLTAMILIVCLLGALPLIRGYSQKDLLKIVFLDVGQGSAVFIRTPAGRTALIDGGGAEGHSQFDPGARVIVPYLVRQGIRRLDMVINTHPHADHLLGLYAVIEKKPVSLVVTPPPEYFLEAYSEFSSFLSKKQIPASVARMGDQLWLDPRVEIQALAPDYPLTKTRSDLNNNSLVLKLSYGQTTILLTGDIEMEAMEVIYKNHGNQLDCDIFLVPHHGSKYGLYEDFLSVIKPQAAVIQVGERNTFDHPAPEVIRYWQERGVPVYRNDLHGAITFWSDGRGWQVETVLGIEKGTGFWRQAFGWQ